In Streptomyces violaceusniger Tu 4113, one DNA window encodes the following:
- a CDS encoding sodium:solute symporter family protein — protein MNSLDWVVLIGYFGVMVGIGLWSHKRVDNVSDFFTAGGKMPWWLSGISHHMSGYSAVMFTGYAAIAYQYGITSYVTWSFPIAIGIAIGANLFAPRLNRVRSKLKVASPLEYLKNRYNLPTQQALAWSGVLLKIVDVGAKWAAIATLLSIFTGASLNQGILITGVVTAIYCTVGGLWADALTELGQFIIQFIAGIAMLIAVLNELDGFSTFWTVWDDLPSSHHEPTVGPYTLIFLLAYLFIKTFEYNGGMWNQAQRYMATDSAHSAKRSARLSAILWFVWPLVLFFPMWVAPLIIKTDKPADSYAEMAEHLLPHGLLGLVIVGFFSHTMAMCSSDANAIAAVVTRDIMPAIFKSVRAWSTRTGLLAARYTTLLFLALSMAIATQVNSDFFGDIITVVIKWVAGLMGPIAIPMMLGMLRAFRKSGPTAALVSWALGLIAFYLVNYPINDAIDGGVNLEYQISVPLAVSLVLFIVIGYIKPEDTPERDAILASLNSDDDGPGSASAALSEPEQGATGQKSVAGATD, from the coding sequence ATGAACAGTCTCGACTGGGTTGTACTGATCGGCTACTTCGGTGTCATGGTCGGCATCGGCCTCTGGTCGCACAAGCGCGTGGACAACGTCAGCGACTTCTTCACCGCGGGCGGCAAGATGCCCTGGTGGCTGTCCGGAATCTCGCACCACATGTCCGGCTACAGCGCGGTGATGTTCACGGGATACGCGGCCATCGCCTACCAATACGGCATCACTTCCTATGTCACCTGGTCCTTCCCGATCGCCATCGGCATCGCGATCGGCGCCAACCTCTTCGCTCCGCGCCTCAACCGGGTGCGCAGCAAGCTGAAGGTGGCCTCACCGCTCGAATACCTGAAGAACCGCTACAACCTCCCCACCCAGCAGGCGCTGGCCTGGTCCGGGGTGCTGCTGAAGATCGTCGACGTGGGCGCCAAGTGGGCGGCCATCGCCACCCTGTTGTCCATCTTCACCGGCGCCTCGCTCAACCAGGGCATCCTGATCACGGGCGTGGTCACCGCCATCTACTGCACGGTGGGCGGGCTGTGGGCCGACGCGCTCACCGAACTCGGCCAGTTCATCATCCAGTTCATCGCGGGCATCGCGATGCTGATCGCGGTGCTCAATGAGCTGGACGGCTTCTCCACCTTCTGGACCGTCTGGGACGACCTCCCCAGCAGCCACCACGAGCCCACCGTCGGCCCGTACACCTTGATCTTCCTGCTGGCCTACCTCTTCATCAAGACCTTCGAGTACAACGGCGGCATGTGGAACCAGGCGCAGCGCTACATGGCGACCGACAGCGCCCACTCCGCCAAGCGCTCGGCCCGCCTGTCGGCCATCCTGTGGTTCGTGTGGCCGCTGGTCCTGTTCTTCCCCATGTGGGTCGCGCCTCTGATCATCAAGACGGACAAGCCCGCCGACTCCTACGCCGAAATGGCCGAGCATCTGCTGCCGCACGGTCTGCTGGGGCTGGTGATCGTCGGCTTCTTCTCGCACACCATGGCGATGTGCTCCTCGGACGCCAACGCGATCGCGGCCGTGGTGACGCGGGACATCATGCCCGCGATCTTCAAGTCCGTCCGGGCATGGTCCACCCGCACCGGGCTGCTCGCCGCCCGCTACACCACTCTGCTGTTCCTGGCCCTGTCCATGGCCATCGCCACCCAGGTCAACTCGGACTTCTTCGGCGACATCATCACCGTGGTGATCAAGTGGGTCGCCGGGCTGATGGGGCCGATCGCGATCCCGATGATGCTGGGCATGCTGCGCGCCTTCCGCAAGTCGGGGCCGACGGCGGCGCTGGTGAGCTGGGCCTTGGGTCTGATCGCCTTCTACCTGGTCAACTACCCGATCAACGACGCGATCGACGGAGGGGTGAACCTGGAGTACCAGATCTCCGTCCCGCTCGCGGTCTCGCTCGTGCTCTTCATCGTCATCGGCTACATCAAGCCGGAGGACACCCCCGAGCGCGATGCCATCCTCGCCTCGCTCAACTCGGATGACGACGGGCCGGGTTCAGCGAGTGCCGCACTGTCGGAGCCCGAGCAGGGCGCGACCGGCCAGAAGTCGGTCGCGGGCGCCACAGACTGA
- a CDS encoding GNAT family N-acetyltransferase, whose translation MPASAAVIRDATHTDLGAIAAIFSHYVTETVVTFEEVPPTVDDWARRLAELTDRGLPFLVAEVPEVAEVAEGAGRTVVGYAYAGPWRPKPAYRHTAEDAIYLAPGRTGAGLGAALLGALLTHCAEAGVRQVVAVIADSGSDASAALHRRFGFTPAGKLAGVGRKHGRWIDTHLMQRDLTTGANP comes from the coding sequence ATGCCTGCCTCCGCCGCCGTCATACGTGATGCGACCCACACCGACCTGGGCGCCATCGCCGCGATCTTCAGCCACTACGTCACCGAGACCGTCGTCACCTTCGAGGAGGTCCCGCCCACCGTCGACGACTGGGCGCGGCGGCTGGCGGAGCTGACCGACCGGGGCCTGCCGTTCCTGGTCGCCGAGGTCCCCGAGGTCGCCGAGGTCGCCGAAGGCGCCGGCCGTACGGTCGTCGGATACGCCTACGCCGGGCCCTGGCGCCCCAAGCCCGCGTACCGCCACACCGCCGAGGACGCCATTTACCTCGCCCCCGGCCGGACCGGCGCGGGGCTGGGGGCCGCGCTGCTCGGCGCCCTGCTCACCCACTGCGCCGAGGCGGGCGTACGGCAGGTCGTCGCGGTCATCGCCGACTCCGGCAGCGACGCCTCGGCCGCCCTGCACCGGCGCTTCGGCTTCACCCCGGCGGGCAAGCTGGCCGGTGTCGGCCGTAAGCACGGACGCTGGATCGACACCCATCTCATGCAGCGCGATCTGACGACCGGCGCGAACCCATAG